The Drosophila suzukii chromosome X, CBGP_Dsuzu_IsoJpt1.0, whole genome shotgun sequence DNA window GCGGAAATCGCTCGAAAACTGATCTCGGCCGATGTGGTGGTAGTGGCCCTGGCCCGTCGCCTGGATCGTTTGGAGCAACTGCGCCAGGAAGTGCCGGAGGATCGGCAATCCCAACTGCACATCCGACAGTGCGATGTCACGGACGTGGTATCCGTGAATGACGCCTTCGACGCGGTGCAGCGGGAACTGGGCGGCGTGGACATTCTGATTAATAACGCCGGAAAGTTGTCTGGCGGACAGCTCCTGACCATGTCATTAGACACTGTGCAGCAGGTGCTGCAGACGAATGTAATGGGTGTGGTCCACTGCACCCAGCGGGCTTTCGAGTCGATGAGGCAGCGCCATAACACAGGTCATGTGGTCCTCATCAACAGCATCGTGGGCCACTACATATTCAACCCGCTGCCTGGAAGCCAACAGGAGCTTAACATGTACCCGGCCACGAAGCACGCGGTAACCGCCCTCACCGAGCTCTTACGCCAGGAGATGCGGGACTTCAAGACAAATGTTAAGGTCACGGTGGGTACatgttaaatatattttatttttataccagTTACTCGTTGAGTTAAAGTTTCCGAAACCTCAGCGttcaaattatttttctgAGTAGTCgttgatttatattttttaatttttatacccgttactcgtagattcgtcggaaagtatgtaacaggcagaaggaagcgtttccgaccccataaagtatatatattcttgatcaggatcactagccgagtcgatctagccatgtccgtctgtccgtctgtctgtccggatgaacgctgagatctcggaaactataggagctaggctattgagatttggcgtgcagattcctgagcttcttatgcAGTGCAGGTTtatttcagcagagtgccacgcccattttaatgcccacaaaccgcccaaacctgtgacgttCACAATTTTCATGATAGATATGCTAAAAAtgctacaaaaaaaaattacactgaaatgtattggtctcgtcaaaacctatcgattgatccaaaaaaaaatttgccacgcccactttaacgcccataacgcttaaatctgtctaccactggtaggtggcgcattttaatctctctttgctgcttgcatatctccatttccctttggtccctttagctgagtaacgggtatctgatagtcgaggtactcgactatagcgttcttcctaatttgtttttattttattggttGTAGCTTTTAATTCACTTAACTCACAATTACATCAAGacacttttactttttttttttttgtataacgGATCGCGACTGCAGTCAAAAATATACTGActtcttaattctaaaatttaATCCAACAAActagaactttaatttttgtttaaattaaaagctaatgctgaaactgtcgcatgcCATcgtgaaattaaattatgctgaccgatgcaattttaTTGAAAGCTGCATCGCAACCCAACTTGGGTTGgggtattttatattaattatcGCGATAAATACTGGCTTTTgttcttgttttaatatttctttgaTATCTTCATTGTTTAAAATTGTTGTATTGTTTTGTCAGTGTGATagtattaattaaattttgtaGATCAAATGTCAATAATCTTAAGCGATGTTTTCTTAATGGTAAGTCTTGAtcattaaaaacatttttttttaatcttcAGAAAGAGATTATATTTCTTTGAACAATTTGGAATTCatattaaattgatttttaatattttcaattaGTCAGTACTTTAGTGAAATCACTATGATACGGTGTTCCACCTAACCATTTCCCCACGGCGGCTAACTCATTTATTCCCCTGTTTGATCTAGTTGATATTAACcgtgataaaattaattcgattacttctTTGTCGTATTTAATTTCCCTTTGTGACCTCTTATTAGAATatctttttatattatttggttctgtatttattatttctttataaaaacttgAATTAATTACGTGGAATAAATCGTTGTATGATTCATAAGTAAGAACATCCTTGTTGTCCTTGAACATAAAAAATGCATGGTTCAAGTACTAAATTATTTCTGAACAGGCCAATATTATGATTGATAAAAGAGGTATCAAGGAATTTTCTGCACgttaaaaacataatttattaatCCTTAACATAATTCTGTTTCTActattgattattatttttttaggcataattcattaattaattattcaTTACGTAAACTACTTGTCCTACATGGtattctttttcttttctattttcattatgtgtttctaatattttcttttaagtttttttcaatatttgaGCAATATTTTGGTGCTCGATTTTATTATAAAGAATGTTAAAAGGTTACTCTGATTATATTCCTGAGAGGCTCTTATGACCATTTCAGAATAATTGGTTAGATTAAATTATTCTTTTAAGCAGCGTCCGTTTGAGAcacctttgtgcaaaagatttaaattatGCCGAGGTAAAGCTCGGGCATTATAGGTCTGAAGTACTTTGGCTTGGGGAAATTGTGGAtgtataatttattttgaatttctttaACTACTAGGAATTTTATGAACGTTTCAAAACAAGTTATACAAGTTTGCGCATAGTATACATATATCAATATTTAAGTTTTCTCCTTCTTTAATTGGTATTGGAGCTTCTCCAATTAGTATTTTAATTGGGtgtctgttatatttgtttttttattgcaaattttacaatttttaatatgttcttTTAGTTTTGTGTATAAAGTAGGCATATAATATAATCTTttgatttgtttatatttttcgTCTAGTCCCCTATGAGCTCGATTGTGTGTTTCTTCTATTAATTTCGCTCTAAGTCTTGAAAAAACATTCGCGTAAAAAGAAATTTAGTAgtaaaattagtttttttaaGTTACTTGAAAATGATAAATATATTCTAAGCTACAATAAATTCCAACCGTTATTTTAGGCGGAAGATACTCTCTTAATATAGTTACTAAATTCTTAACTGTAACATATTTCTATGAAGGAATACCACCTTTTCATTTCTACGTTTGAATTTTTATCCGGAATTGTGAAGGATAAAGATTGTTGGTCCGTTTCCATTTCTATGGTACTCCATATATAAGTTAaggcccatactatggctaacaatttctttttatttgtatCATAATGTGTGccgttttattcaatgttttagaaataaatgaaattggTTTATTATCTTGTGTTAATATTGCCCCCGATAGCTACGTCTGATGCGTCTGTTGTCAAAACGAATTTTTGAACATAATCTGGCTGAACTAATTCAACCTATGTTATTAGATTATCTTTTAGCTCGTTTAAAGCTTGTACAGTTGATTCGTCATACTGTATTGAAACTTTTGTAGACGTTCTTTTAGAAACCTCTCCATTTTCCTTCTAGATATATTGTTAATGGACAAATAGGGCCCCCGTTTGGCCTAGAAAACTTCGGAGTTCTgtaatattttgatattttgtAATTGTGGAAAGTTTTTAAGGATCCGTTTTAATTACATTAtgagaaacaacgtaaccTAGAAATGcggtttttaatttaaagattttcaattttttcagtaaaattttataattgctctttgtttattaattaattaataataatattagtaattttaatattaataattttaattaaatcagCAAATTGTTGTTCAATTGtgtttgaaaaaataataatcattCATATAAACATGACACGTTTTTCCCACTTTTTCCCTTAAGACATCATCCATAGCtctttgaaaaattcttggtgcATTTCTTTAGCAAAAAggcaattttaaaaaattaaattttccattaTTAATAGTAAGTGCTGTTTTTTCAATATCTGAATCTTTCATAAAGATATTGGTTTTTATAAATGTCCCTGTCGCTGTCAGTATTTATTTCACttcaaacaaatattttttttgagtgttCCTCCTTGATTATGttaattattttcttttccaATCGATTAGTGCtagatattttaatattaggcattttattttgttttggatTCTTTAGTTCCAAAATTTCGACGTCGGGGTGTTTAAGATTTTTAGATCCTAAATGATTATCTTTTTTGCTGACGGAAATTTTATCGTCGGCTTGCTCAGGATTTGTTGAACccaaacaatttaattttttgttgacGAATAGTTTTACGTTGGCGTGTCCATGATTTTTTGATCAGCGTGTTCAGGACTTCTTGAttccaaattaaatttttttaataaattctttCAATGGAAGAGtattattatctttaattaaACTTGATTCGTTTTTGCTGTCTTCCCTTCATATTCCAAAactcccttttctatatttattatagctcctatttataccagttactcgtagagtaagagggtatactatatttgtcagaaagtatgtaacaggtagaaggaagcgtttccgaccccataaagtacatatattcttcatcaggatcgctagccgagtcgaactagccatgtccgtctgtctgtctatatggctgtccgtatgaacgctgtgatctcggaaactaaaaAAGCTAGACatttgggatttggcatgtaCATTcgtgagcttcttgcgcagcgtaagtcagcagggtgccacggccactctaacgcccacaaaccactaTAGCACTAAAACCCGTCTAGCGCCCACATAAGaagttgtttttttaaattaaatgagagtttctttttattatcaatacctatctactatcaaaatgttattgaAATTCATCAGCAAATTataatcaatattttgcaattcaaTCGAGATTGCACACCACATGCAGCAAATTAGCTGTTTTCACTAATACGCCGCCAAGCCGCTAGGGGCGCTGTAGGCGAATTGGCGctatagaagaagaagataggTTACGCTATAGGCTAGGAGTTAAGTGAAAAAAGCAAAGTTGCTTTAAGCATATCTTCATCCCTCCATCGCACTCTCTTAAGCTGAGGGGTGAACTTCCGTTTAGCTCCAACGCCCGATTTCGTCCAAACTTTCAATATACACGTTATTTGTTTACGGGAAAAATAGTCAAAGTTGGCGCAAAAAACGGGATCATGAAAATAACGgtaaaaactgttttttttgtaaatatcttcaaatatatttacttaATCAAAAACTTTGCCAGGGAGAAATAAAAACTTTGAAAGAAATGAGTAACTTatgttttataaattgtttctATAAAACTAATAGTTTTCGTTAAAAACACTAAATAAGACTACATTTTCACAAggtttgaaaataataaatcgTTGGAGCACACTTGCGTCATTTTGACCGATATATAGTACGAACGCTTGTTGTTATATCGGCGTGTCGATATCGATATCGATGTCACTCGTTGTTTTAGTTATAGTACGATCAAAACACGAGAACGgcaataaaatttttaagaacacggaattaaaataataaagtctAAATGAAAAGTATAagcaaaatataaatgttgGAAAGAGAATTTAAGTTGTCGTAGTTAAAATTAAAGGTaagaaatcaaaataaaattcaaat harbors:
- the LOC108020479 gene encoding farnesol dehydrogenase, which produces MKRWQNRVAVVTGASSGIGAEIARKLISADVVVVALARRLDRLEQLRQEVPEDRQSQLHIRQCDVTDVVSVNDAFDAVQRELGGVDILINNAGKLSGGQLLTMSLDTVQQVLQTNVMGVVHCTQRAFESMRQRHNTGHVVLINSIVGHYIFNPLPGSQQELNMYPATKHAVTALTELLRQEMRDFKTNVKVTSISPGLVDTEIVPLAYKKLPMLRAEDVANAIMYVLDTPPHVQVHELTIKPMGEPF